A window from Montipora capricornis isolate CH-2021 chromosome 7, ASM3666992v2, whole genome shotgun sequence encodes these proteins:
- the LOC138057864 gene encoding TNF receptor-associated factor 6-like: MARVTNTSGRPYGTAAGVGQRDVTCFPVQERCDGYAASQMPVLLSGVQPAELNLVSSVGNVENPTEHRCGAEVIKQWNQQLTRSKRKKARKKNNARNPSFTFKITEVDQHRENETPIFTDAVYNDHQEKLLGVRIHPKGVGSGTGRHVAVFIHLIRGDYDNLQVWPFAGKITLTILDQSDSRPLGDISRIIQANPNSPAFQQPDETICPTGYGYEKFVLIEEFFGPRFVKDDELFLKIEFSG, translated from the exons ATGGCCAGAGTTACAAATACCAG CGGTCGCCCGTATGGGACAGCTGCGGGAGTGGGACAACGCGATGTGACATGCTTTCCTGTGCAGGAACGATGTGACGGATATGCAGCATCACAGATGCCAGTTCTACTTTCAGGTGTCCAGCCAGCCGAACTCAATTTAGTGTCTTCTGTGGGGAACGTGGAAAATCCCACAGAGCATCGCTGCGGAGCAGAGGTGATAAAGCAATGGAATCAGCAGCTTACGAG GTCAAAGCGTAAGAAGGCTCGAAAAAAGAATAATGCACGCAACCCATCATTCACTTTCAAAATAACCGAGGTTGATCAACATCGCGAAAACGAAACACCAATCTTTACAGATGCAGTGTACAATGATCACCAGGAAAAGCTGCTTGGCGTAAGAATTCACCCTAAGGGAGTAGGCAGTGGAACAGGCAGACATGTGGCAGTGTTCATTCATTTGATAAGAGGAGACTACGATAATCTCCAAGTTTGGCCCTTTGCTGGGAAAATCACTCTTACCATCCTAGATCAGAGTGATTCCAGACCCCTTGGCGACATCAGTCGGATCATACAAGCAAATCCCAACTCGCCTGCCTTCCAACAGCCTGATGAAACCATTTGCCCTACCGGTTATGGCTATGAAAAATTCGTTCTCATCGAGGAGTTCTTTGGTCCTCGATTTGTGAAAGACGATGAATTGTTCTTAAAAATAGAGTTTTCTGGGTAA